The region CCTTGCGGGAAGAGGCCGCGGCCCTGGGCGTCACCCCCGCAGAAGCCCTGGCCATCGGCGACGGCGCCAACGACCTGGCGATGATCGAGGCCGCGGGCCTGGGCGTCGCCTATCGCGCGAAGCCCGTGGTCGCCGCCCAGGCTGACGCCCGGGTTGATCACGCCGACCTGACCGCCATGCTCTACTTCCAGGGCTACCGCGCCGAGGAGTTCTTCGCCTGATGCCCTTTCCCCGCCGCATCGAAGCTGTCGTTTTCGACATGGACGGCCTGCTGATCGATACCGAGACGGTCTATGCCGCGGGCATGGAGGCGGTGGGCAAGGAGTTTGGCGTCGATATCAACCGCGGCGTCTATTGCTCGATGATCGGCCACACCCACGCGGTATGCACCGACATCCTACGGGATCTGTATGGCCGGGATTTCTCGACCGACGCCTTTTGGGCGCGGGCCTGGAGCGAGATCGAAGGTTTGCTGCAGGTACAGCTTCAGCTGAAGACCGGGGTGATCGAACTTCTCGACCACCTGGACGAACTGAACATGCCGCGCGCTATCGCCACGTCCAACGGACCGTTGCAGGTCGAGGGATATCTGGGCCGGCTGGGTGTGCGTGAACGCTTCCACGCCACAGTGACTGGGCCCGAGGTCGTCAACAAGAAGCCGCATCCGGAGCCGTACCTGACCGCCGCCGCGCGGCTGGGTATCGATCCGCTGCATTGCTTGGCGCTGGAGGACTCGCATGCGGGGGTCACCGCCGCTCACGGGGCGGGGATGATGACCGTGATGGTGCCCGACCTGCTGGACGCCAATGAGGACGCCCGGACCAAGTGCGTCCACATCGCCGACAGCCTGCACCACGTGCTGGACCTGCTGAAGCGGGCGGCCTGACGAAGAAAACCCTCCCCCGCATGGCGGAGGAGGGCTCATCAGGTTGGTCTGCGGGAAGCGGTTATTGGCCGCTCGGACCGCGTTCGAAGTACTTGAAGAAGGCGCTGTCAGGCGACAGCACCAGGGTTGCGTCGCCATTGGCCAGCGACGCTTCATAGGCCTGCATCGACCGGTAGAAGGCCGCGAAGCTGGCGTCTCGGCCGAAGCTGGAGGCGAACAGTTCGGCGCGGCGGGCGTCGCCCTCACCTCGGATCTTTTCGGACTCCTCGGTGGCGGTGGCGATGATCTCGCGCTTCTGCTGTTCGCCGACGGCGCGGATCTGGGCCGCTTCCTGCTGTC is a window of Caulobacter sp. NIBR2454 DNA encoding:
- a CDS encoding HAD family hydrolase, encoding MPFPRRIEAVVFDMDGLLIDTETVYAAGMEAVGKEFGVDINRGVYCSMIGHTHAVCTDILRDLYGRDFSTDAFWARAWSEIEGLLQVQLQLKTGVIELLDHLDELNMPRAIATSNGPLQVEGYLGRLGVRERFHATVTGPEVVNKKPHPEPYLTAAARLGIDPLHCLALEDSHAGVTAAHGAGMMTVMVPDLLDANEDARTKCVHIADSLHHVLDLLKRAA